The following nucleotide sequence is from Luteolibacter rhizosphaerae.
GGGGGCTCCCCTCGTGCTGCGGGCCGATTGAACACGGATTAGACGGATTGAACGGATTGCACGGATGAGATTGCTGGACGATGGGGATGCGGACGCTTCTCGCTTTCGTAAAAGGAGAATGGAGTGGGCCAGACGAGATTCTTTAGGAGAGCCTCCCTGTGCCCCTTGATCTTACTTCGAAAGCGCGGACACGGTTTTCGGGGTTAGTTGCGGTTGAGGGATTGTTCGTATTCCACGGGCGATTGATAGCCCAGCGAGCTGTGGAGGCGCACCGGGTTGTAAAAGGTTTCGATGTAGTCAAAGACCATCAGCCGTGCCTGCGCGCGGGTGGCGGGGAT
It contains:
- a CDS encoding IS3 family transposase, with amino-acid sequence IPATRAQARLMVFDYIETFYNPVRLHSSLGYQSPVEYEQSLNRN